A single region of the Triticum dicoccoides isolate Atlit2015 ecotype Zavitan chromosome 2B, WEW_v2.0, whole genome shotgun sequence genome encodes:
- the LOC119361450 gene encoding hsp70-Hsp90 organizing protein 1-like, whose protein sequence is MVTSVGGADEGKAGDFPTRGGDDSGLRGDRGRSAKGAWPERAGSDIVGDERVKEQRRCAPVERAVEDVDDGSTGEAWEEIMVDALPPEVVDLEQEGKVDVRAEAHAVVQDVVVSEAPEVPEPEVKSEEVVVRDTTKVHPAHQPETKADEVLVRDTDTAVVVQEPEAKGEVSWSREAAGAQTTEYDDCIRDCDTAVERGRELHAGCADFKMVSRTLTRKATALVKLAKSSKDYDVAIETFQKALTEHQTQIP, encoded by the exons ATGGTGACCTCGGTCGGGGGTGCTGACGAGGGGAAGGCTGGTGACTTTCCTACGAGAGGGGGCGACGACAGCGGCCTGCGAGGGGATCGAGGGCGGTCGGCCAAAGGCGCCTGGCCAGAGCGCGCGGGCAGCGACATAGTGGGCGACGAGAGGGTGAAGGAgcagcggaggtgcg caccggTCGAGCGTGCCGTCGAGGACGTTGATGACGGCAGCACAGGCGAGGCCTGGGAGGAGATCATGGTTGATGCTTTACCGCCTGAAGTTGTTGACCTGGAACAAGAGGGTAAGGTGGATGTGAGAGCGGAAGCGCATGCCGTGGTGCAGGATGTCGTGGTGTCCGAAGCacctgaggtgccggaaccagaggTGAAGAGCGAGGAGGTGGTGGTCCGGGACACAACCAAGGTGCATCCTGCGCATCAACCAGAGACGAAGGCCGATGAGGTGCTGGTCAGGGATACGGACACAGCTGTTGTGGTGCAGGAACCGGAAGCAAAGGGTGAGGTGTCATGGTCTCGTGAGGCAGCTGGTGCGCAGACTACAGAG TATGATGATTGCATTAGGGATTGTGATACGGCTGTTGAGAGGGGAAGGGAACTTCATGCTGGCTGTGCTGACTTCAAGATGGTCTCAAGGACACTGACAAGGAAAGCAACTGCTCTTGTCAAACTTGCCAAGTCTTCCAAAGACTACGATGTTGCCATTGAGACTTTCCAGAAGGCTCTAACTGAGCATCAAACCCAGATACCCTGA